The Fundidesulfovibrio magnetotacticus genome has a window encoding:
- a CDS encoding DUF4160 domain-containing protein — translation MVTVRRFGKARITILTGDHLPPHFHVDTPEGELCVDLTSGEVKGDKTARRSGKVALEWAAENRDSLFTIWQELNP, via the coding sequence ATGGTCACCGTCCGGCGATTCGGTAAGGCCCGGATCACGATTCTCACGGGTGACCATCTGCCGCCCCATTTCCATGTGGACACACCGGAGGGCGAACTCTGCGTGGACCTTACGTCCGGAGAAGTGAAAGGCGACAAGACCGCCCGGCGCAGCGGCAAGGTCGCCCTGGAATGGGCCGCCGAAAACCGTGACTCTCTTTTCACCATCTGGCAGGAGCTGAACCCGTGA
- a CDS encoding helix-turn-helix domain-containing protein, with protein MKRVPWPFGPKAIAAVEPLPEQTLAVSWADGSRSTISLAVWIESKGIHRLRNPELFAKAHVGEYGSTVAFLDDDLEIDSVHLQLLESEQRGAPLTPDGLRRWRERHGLTQAQAARELGVSPRQWQNYESGASFLPWTLALACAGWTAMRDRAA; from the coding sequence GTGAAACGCGTGCCCTGGCCCTTCGGCCCCAAGGCCATCGCCGCCGTGGAGCCTTTGCCGGAGCAAACCCTGGCCGTCTCCTGGGCGGACGGTTCCCGCTCCACCATTTCCCTCGCCGTGTGGATCGAATCCAAAGGCATCCACCGCCTCCGGAACCCGGAACTCTTCGCCAAGGCCCACGTGGGCGAATACGGATCCACTGTGGCCTTCCTCGACGACGACCTGGAAATCGACTCCGTACACCTGCAGCTGCTCGAAAGCGAACAGCGCGGAGCGCCCCTCACCCCCGACGGACTGCGCCGATGGCGCGAGCGCCACGGGCTCACCCAGGCGCAGGCCGCCCGCGAACTGGGCGTAAGTCCCCGCCAGTGGCAGAACTACGAATCCGGCGCATCCTTCCTGCCCTGGACCCTGGCGCTGGCCTGCGCGGGCTGGACGGCCATGCGCGACCGCGCCGCCTAG
- a CDS encoding aldehyde ferredoxin oxidoreductase family protein: MAKFIRVDMGSKSVKTEECPEQYAGLAGRGLTSIFVANEVKPTCHPLGKNNKLIFAPGFLTGTSAANSGRISCGAKSPLTGTIKESNAGGTFSQRMAKMDIKAIVFEGLPAEDKFYVVKVAMDSVTIEDAPAEILGKGNYEAVKFLQAKYGPKVGVALAGPAGEMRLSSANISFADPDGNLRSAGRGGLGAVMGSKKIKAVVIDDTGAPGVTIANPDAFKSAAKRFANALTTHPVTGQGLPKYGTNILVNILNEAGGLPTENFRRGRNEWANNIGGETMEATISARGGKTTHGCHKGCIIRCSQHYVDEKGEYITSGFEYETIWALGADAAIDNLDGIALIDREYDEVGVDSIETSVALAVAMDAGVIPWGDAKASLDLVKQIRQGTPLGRILGCGAAAVGQMYGITRVPVVKNQAIPAYDPRAVKGVGLTYATTPMGADHTAGYAVAANILKVGGYVDPLGKEGQVELSRNLQIATAAVDSTGMCLFIAFAILDIADGFNALVDMINARYNLSLTGDDVTALGKTILKAERDFNRRAGFTNAHDRLPEFFEEPCPPHNVVWDFTDEEIDEVFNF; the protein is encoded by the coding sequence ATGGCAAAATTCATCCGCGTGGACATGGGCTCGAAGTCCGTCAAGACCGAGGAATGCCCCGAGCAGTATGCCGGGCTGGCCGGGCGCGGCCTCACCTCCATCTTCGTGGCCAACGAAGTGAAGCCCACCTGCCACCCCTTGGGCAAAAACAACAAGCTCATCTTCGCCCCGGGCTTCCTCACCGGCACCAGCGCCGCCAACTCCGGGCGCATCTCCTGCGGCGCCAAGAGCCCCCTCACCGGCACCATCAAGGAGAGCAACGCTGGCGGCACCTTCTCCCAGCGCATGGCCAAGATGGACATCAAGGCCATCGTCTTCGAAGGCCTCCCCGCCGAGGACAAGTTCTATGTGGTCAAGGTGGCCATGGACTCCGTGACCATCGAAGACGCCCCCGCCGAGATCCTCGGCAAGGGCAACTACGAGGCCGTGAAATTCCTCCAGGCCAAATACGGCCCCAAAGTGGGCGTGGCCCTGGCCGGTCCCGCCGGTGAGATGCGCCTCTCCTCCGCGAACATCTCCTTCGCCGACCCCGACGGCAACCTGCGCAGCGCCGGACGCGGCGGCCTGGGCGCGGTGATGGGCTCCAAGAAGATCAAGGCCGTGGTCATCGACGACACCGGCGCGCCCGGCGTGACCATCGCCAACCCCGACGCCTTCAAGAGCGCGGCCAAGCGCTTCGCCAACGCCCTGACCACCCACCCGGTCACCGGCCAGGGCCTGCCCAAATACGGCACCAACATCCTGGTGAACATCCTCAACGAGGCGGGCGGCCTGCCCACCGAGAACTTCCGCCGCGGCCGCAACGAATGGGCCAACAACATCGGCGGCGAGACCATGGAAGCCACCATCTCCGCGCGCGGCGGCAAAACCACCCACGGCTGCCACAAGGGCTGCATCATCCGCTGCTCGCAGCACTACGTGGACGAGAAGGGCGAATACATCACCAGCGGCTTCGAATACGAGACCATCTGGGCCCTGGGCGCGGACGCCGCCATCGACAACCTGGACGGCATCGCCCTCATCGACCGCGAATACGACGAGGTGGGCGTGGACTCCATCGAGACCTCCGTGGCCCTGGCCGTGGCCATGGACGCGGGCGTGATCCCCTGGGGCGACGCCAAGGCATCCCTCGACCTCGTGAAGCAGATCCGCCAGGGCACGCCCCTGGGCCGCATCCTGGGCTGCGGCGCGGCCGCCGTGGGCCAGATGTACGGCATCACCCGCGTGCCCGTGGTGAAAAACCAGGCCATCCCCGCCTACGACCCCCGCGCCGTCAAGGGCGTCGGCCTCACCTACGCCACCACCCCCATGGGCGCGGACCACACCGCAGGCTACGCCGTGGCCGCCAACATCCTCAAGGTGGGCGGCTACGTGGATCCCCTGGGCAAGGAAGGCCAGGTGGAGCTCTCGCGCAACCTCCAGATCGCCACGGCCGCCGTGGACAGCACCGGCATGTGCCTGTTCATCGCCTTCGCCATCCTAGACATCGCGGACGGCTTCAACGCCCTGGTGGACATGATCAACGCCCGCTACAACCTCTCCCTCACCGGCGACGACGTCACCGCCCTGGGCAAGACCATCCTCAAGGCCGAACGCGACTTCAACCGCCGCGCGGGCTTCACCAACGCCCACGACCGCCTGCCCGAGTTCTTCGAGGAGCCCTGCCCGCCCCACAACGTGGTCTGGGACTTCACCGACGAGGAAATCGACGAAGTGTTCAACTTCTAG
- a CDS encoding MoaD/ThiS family protein, which yields MQITVKCFATLAPFQPADAEHVPLQPGETAKDVIARLGIEPDQVAVLFVNGAHAALDKPLADGDRVSLFPAVGGG from the coding sequence ATGCAGATCACCGTGAAGTGCTTCGCCACGCTGGCCCCCTTCCAGCCCGCCGACGCCGAACACGTCCCGCTCCAACCCGGCGAGACGGCCAAGGACGTGATCGCGCGGCTGGGCATCGAGCCGGACCAGGTGGCCGTGCTCTTCGTCAACGGCGCGCACGCCGCCCTGGACAAGCCCCTGGCCGACGGGGACCGCGTGAGCCTGTTCCCCGCCGTGGGCGGGGGCTGA
- a CDS encoding MoaD/ThiS family protein — protein MPATIEIRAFMGLSELFRERGWTSPMSLDVPPETTGEELLARLDVTRDQVEVVFVNGKASAPEHAVVRPGDRVALAPPGVPGPYRVLLGFRNMG, from the coding sequence GTGCCAGCGACCATCGAAATCCGCGCCTTCATGGGCCTCTCCGAACTCTTCCGGGAGCGCGGCTGGACGAGCCCCATGAGCCTCGACGTGCCCCCGGAAACCACCGGCGAAGAACTGCTCGCCCGCCTGGACGTGACCCGCGACCAGGTGGAGGTGGTGTTCGTCAACGGCAAGGCCAGCGCCCCGGAGCATGCCGTGGTGCGCCCCGGCGACCGGGTCGCCCTGGCTCCGCCCGGCGTGCCCGGCCCCTACCGCGTGCTCTTGGGCTTCCGGAACATGGGATGA
- a CDS encoding ThiF family adenylyltransferase: protein MTSPFEELARDSLLPDDTPVRVLPHRACRSAAHLAGLSLRQAEIEALRAGIVPERYLRNFKTLDCEAQAKLLESKVALAGLGGLGGPVLEGLCRLGFGRIDAADPDLFEPTNLNRQLLATEATLGASKVGAAVARAREINPAVELRARQVRLAPEDFARFFQGADVAIDALGGMACRPAAERGAARAGVPLVTGSVAGSTATAATVLPGWTGPAGLMCPSGTSSGPGAEDVLGCLAPAIQVAAGLMLAEAVRLALGRPPRLGGPTGRMAVLDLDDLSLERFALPGPPGHE from the coding sequence ATGACATCCCCCTTCGAGGAACTGGCCCGGGACTCCCTGCTCCCCGACGACACGCCCGTACGCGTGCTGCCCCACCGCGCCTGCCGCAGCGCGGCGCATCTGGCGGGCCTCTCCCTGCGTCAGGCCGAGATCGAGGCCCTGCGCGCGGGCATCGTGCCCGAGCGCTACCTGCGCAATTTCAAGACGCTGGATTGCGAAGCCCAGGCGAAGCTCCTGGAGTCGAAGGTGGCCCTGGCGGGCCTGGGAGGCCTTGGCGGCCCCGTACTGGAGGGCCTGTGCCGCCTGGGATTCGGCCGCATCGACGCGGCCGACCCCGACCTCTTCGAGCCCACCAACCTCAACCGCCAGCTCCTGGCCACGGAGGCCACCCTGGGCGCGTCCAAAGTCGGCGCGGCCGTGGCACGCGCGCGGGAAATCAATCCCGCCGTGGAACTGCGCGCCCGGCAGGTGCGCCTCGCGCCCGAAGACTTCGCCAGGTTCTTCCAGGGCGCGGACGTGGCCATCGACGCCCTGGGCGGCATGGCCTGCCGCCCTGCGGCGGAACGCGGCGCGGCCCGGGCGGGAGTGCCGCTCGTCACGGGAAGTGTGGCGGGGTCCACGGCCACGGCCGCCACGGTGCTGCCGGGCTGGACAGGCCCCGCAGGCCTGATGTGCCCGTCTGGCACGTCTTCCGGCCCCGGCGCGGAGGACGTGCTGGGCTGCCTGGCCCCGGCCATCCAGGTGGCAGCGGGGCTCATGCTGGCCGAAGCGGTGCGCCTCGCCCTGGGCAGGCCGCCCCGCCTGGGCGGCCCCACGGGCCGCATGGCCGTGCTGGACCTGGACGACCTGAGCCTGGAACGCTTCGCCCTGCCCGGCCCCCCGGGCCACGAATAA
- a CDS encoding RNA polymerase sigma factor, translated as MKDISVPARHSDIGRVVAGEKIAWDRFVEDFSGLLYGVVLRTLRLRSPSASADDAKDVMQEVFLRLIKDDFRLLRSYREERASLSTWLTVVGRSVALDWLRRPEARRATVELDEELAAPEDRPFGGRLELPPGVLTERQAHVLTLLFDQDLDVDEVAQALSVQAQTVRSLKHQALERLRGHYGARPDLA; from the coding sequence ATGAAGGACATTTCCGTGCCCGCGAGGCATTCGGACATCGGCCGGGTCGTTGCAGGGGAAAAAATTGCCTGGGACCGCTTTGTGGAAGATTTTTCCGGGCTGCTCTACGGCGTTGTGCTGCGTACGTTACGCCTGCGTTCCCCCTCTGCTTCGGCCGACGACGCGAAAGACGTCATGCAAGAGGTGTTCCTGCGTTTGATCAAAGATGATTTCCGGCTGCTGCGGTCCTACAGGGAGGAGCGGGCCTCGCTCTCCACGTGGCTCACGGTGGTGGGGCGCTCCGTGGCCCTGGACTGGCTGCGCCGCCCCGAGGCGCGCCGCGCCACCGTGGAACTGGACGAGGAACTGGCCGCGCCCGAGGACCGGCCCTTCGGAGGACGCCTGGAACTGCCGCCCGGGGTGCTGACGGAACGCCAGGCGCACGTGCTCACCCTGCTCTTCGACCAGGACCTGGACGTGGACGAGGTGGCTCAGGCCCTCAGCGTGCAGGCCCAGACCGTGCGCAGCCTGAAGCACCAGGCCCTGGAGCGGCTGCGCGGCCACTACGGCGCGCGACCCGACCTGGCCTGA
- a CDS encoding anti-sigma factor family protein → MSNNRDMRGASSGNSAGECPDALTVAAYLDGRLEGAELAAVERHLAACRKCATDVLELRELLDNVAGDEPGREEHVREAADKAKKLVRG, encoded by the coding sequence ATGTCCAACAATCGCGACATGCGGGGGGCTTCCTCCGGAAACTCCGCCGGGGAATGCCCGGACGCACTGACCGTGGCGGCGTACCTGGACGGCAGACTGGAGGGCGCGGAGCTTGCGGCCGTGGAGCGCCACCTGGCGGCCTGCCGCAAGTGCGCGACGGACGTGCTTGAACTGCGCGAGCTTCTGGACAACGTGGCCGGCGACGAACCCGGGCGCGAGGAGCACGTGCGGGAGGCCGCCGACAAGGCCAAGAAGCTCGTGCGCGGCTGA
- the fliD gene encoding flagellar filament capping protein FliD has translation MAIGDVTSGLSTSGGIYFTGLGSGTDFDSLISQLVAVEQARVTTYQTWQTTWENKKTAMQELNTAMLSLRTSLQDMDSVNEFLQKSATASDTDVLTATASGAADTGTYTYSVSQLAQNKVMVTASGFSALTSTVNSTGSTTSFVYTYNGETISNAVPAGASLRDLVNIINADSANTGVRASTIYDGSNYYLQLKGLDTGEAYDLAISSNTTLSGFDASAFNTTQENQDAKFKINGWPLSNAYISRDSNTVTDVIDGITLSLKGTGSGTITVETDVDAVVENVQDFVDQVNTVKELLQELTEYDSTTETGSILTGNYGLQMIETMLDNITAAAGLGFSADRDSIISLGSVGVTTDTVEGSETFGMLVLDSDLLESMLTSNAYAVGKLFAAQYVGDTDSADINYTSYVDGITKAGTYDVTYTVQGGQIVAASIDGRAANITSNSSTITGQYGTDAAGMVLTVGNMNDGVYKHTVNLRLGKAGEMVDQLADLTNSTTGPLAILEDNYSTISDNIQTKIDNETLRIARMETRLRDQYSRLDTLLGQYDQLQSSLESQLAQLE, from the coding sequence ATGGCCATCGGCGACGTCACTTCGGGGCTTAGCACCTCCGGCGGAATCTACTTCACCGGCCTGGGCAGCGGCACGGACTTCGATTCCCTCATCTCCCAGCTCGTGGCCGTGGAGCAGGCCCGCGTCACCACCTACCAGACATGGCAAACCACCTGGGAGAACAAGAAGACGGCCATGCAGGAACTCAACACCGCCATGCTCTCCCTACGCACCTCGCTGCAGGACATGGACAGCGTCAACGAGTTCCTCCAGAAGTCGGCCACGGCTTCCGACACCGATGTCCTCACGGCCACCGCCTCCGGCGCGGCCGACACCGGAACCTACACCTACTCGGTCTCCCAACTGGCCCAGAACAAGGTGATGGTCACCGCGTCGGGCTTTTCGGCGCTCACTTCCACCGTGAACTCAACGGGAAGCACCACCAGCTTCGTCTACACCTACAACGGAGAGACCATCTCCAACGCCGTGCCCGCCGGGGCCAGCCTGCGCGACCTGGTGAACATCATCAACGCGGACTCCGCCAACACCGGCGTGCGCGCCTCCACCATCTACGACGGCTCCAACTACTATCTTCAGCTCAAGGGCCTGGACACCGGCGAAGCCTACGACCTCGCCATCAGCTCCAACACCACCCTGAGCGGCTTCGACGCGAGCGCCTTCAATACCACCCAGGAGAACCAGGACGCCAAATTCAAGATCAACGGCTGGCCCCTCTCCAACGCCTACATCAGCAGAGACTCCAACACCGTCACCGACGTCATCGACGGCATAACCCTGAGCCTCAAGGGCACGGGGTCCGGGACCATCACCGTGGAAACCGACGTGGACGCCGTGGTGGAGAACGTCCAGGACTTCGTGGACCAGGTGAACACCGTCAAGGAACTGCTCCAGGAACTCACCGAATACGACTCCACCACCGAAACCGGCTCCATTCTCACCGGCAACTACGGCCTGCAGATGATCGAGACCATGCTCGACAACATCACGGCGGCCGCCGGGCTGGGCTTCAGCGCGGACCGCGATTCCATCATCTCCCTGGGCTCCGTGGGCGTGACCACCGACACCGTGGAAGGCTCGGAAACCTTCGGCATGCTCGTGCTGGACTCCGACCTGCTGGAGAGCATGCTCACCTCCAACGCCTACGCCGTGGGCAAGCTCTTCGCCGCCCAGTACGTGGGGGACACCGACTCAGCGGACATCAACTACACCTCTTACGTGGACGGCATCACCAAGGCCGGAACCTACGACGTCACCTACACCGTGCAGGGCGGCCAGATCGTGGCCGCCAGCATCGACGGCCGGGCCGCAAACATCACCTCCAACAGCTCCACCATCACCGGCCAGTACGGAACCGACGCCGCAGGCATGGTGCTCACCGTGGGCAACATGAACGACGGCGTCTACAAACACACCGTGAACCTGCGACTGGGCAAGGCAGGGGAAATGGTGGACCAGCTGGCCGACCTGACCAACTCCACCACGGGGCCTCTGGCCATCCTGGAAGACAACTACAGCACCATCTCGGACAACATCCAGACCAAGATTGACAACGAAACCCTGCGCATCGCCCGCATGGAAACGCGTCTGCGCGACCAGTATTCGCGACTGGACACGCTGCTCGGACAGTACGACCAGCTGCAAAGCTCGCTGGAGTCACAACTGGCGCAGCTGGAATAG
- the flgL gene encoding flagellar hook-associated protein FlgL, with protein MRISTNMIYNNSMRYMNTSLSRLAEANEQNATQKRINRPSDDPAGYAEARSLDAIMARMDQYSANIGVAETWLAQADSTLLEASTLMTSIKGLAEQAATETMTAENREQVAMQVRELFEQMITVANASVTGQSLFAGQKTGSAAFRETLFATVQDDTLTDAAVLEVAGASDHSIAVQFTGSGTVGGASDIAYRYSSDGGDTWTTGTLAAGSDTLNLGGVTVRLASGASLTATAEDGSEGTSLFVRPSAVYLGDDQDGAAVRTYGSGQVSASADGVFSANVTVRIDSNASIPGPYSYSYSLDGGLSWVDGQTASGARLPVPGGFLDIASGAGNTLASGDQFTIVPNTASISVEISPAGSVVINNVGKDVFGGLYQADGASNASPVFASDPEKNLFETIGKLIGYLENNNSDGIGQCLEDLEASQAHLETCAADVGARENRLEYAQNTVDILRDNAETRLSAVEDADLSTLMLELAKYQYAYSSVLSSSSKIIGMSLLDYI; from the coding sequence ATGCGCATCTCCACCAACATGATCTACAACAACTCGATGCGCTACATGAACACGTCGCTCTCACGCCTTGCGGAGGCCAACGAGCAGAACGCGACGCAGAAGCGCATCAACCGTCCGTCGGACGATCCAGCGGGATATGCGGAGGCCAGGAGCCTCGACGCCATCATGGCCAGGATGGACCAGTATTCCGCCAACATCGGCGTGGCCGAAACGTGGCTGGCCCAGGCCGACTCCACGCTCCTGGAGGCCAGCACGCTCATGACCAGCATCAAGGGGCTGGCCGAGCAGGCCGCCACCGAAACCATGACCGCCGAGAACCGCGAGCAGGTGGCCATGCAGGTGCGCGAGCTTTTCGAGCAGATGATCACCGTGGCCAACGCCTCCGTCACCGGGCAGAGCCTCTTCGCGGGCCAGAAGACAGGGAGCGCCGCCTTCCGGGAAACCCTCTTCGCCACCGTGCAGGACGACACCCTCACCGACGCCGCCGTGCTGGAAGTGGCCGGAGCCAGCGACCATTCCATCGCCGTGCAGTTCACCGGCAGCGGCACGGTGGGCGGGGCTTCGGACATCGCCTACCGCTACTCTTCCGACGGCGGAGACACCTGGACCACGGGTACCCTGGCCGCGGGGTCCGACACGCTGAACCTGGGCGGCGTCACCGTGCGCCTGGCCTCGGGCGCGAGCCTCACCGCCACCGCCGAAGACGGTTCGGAAGGAACCTCGCTTTTCGTGCGGCCCTCCGCCGTCTACCTGGGAGACGATCAGGACGGGGCCGCCGTGCGCACCTATGGCAGCGGCCAGGTCTCGGCCTCGGCCGACGGCGTCTTCTCGGCCAACGTGACCGTGCGCATCGACTCCAACGCCTCCATCCCCGGCCCCTACAGCTATTCCTACAGCCTGGACGGCGGTTTGAGCTGGGTGGATGGGCAGACCGCCTCCGGGGCCAGGCTCCCCGTGCCCGGCGGCTTCCTGGACATCGCCTCGGGCGCGGGCAACACCCTGGCCTCGGGCGACCAGTTCACCATCGTGCCCAACACGGCCTCCATCAGCGTGGAGATCTCCCCCGCGGGTTCCGTGGTCATCAACAACGTGGGCAAGGACGTCTTCGGCGGGCTCTACCAGGCGGACGGGGCCTCCAACGCCTCGCCCGTCTTCGCCTCGGACCCGGAGAAGAACCTTTTCGAGACCATCGGCAAGCTCATCGGCTACCTGGAGAACAACAACTCCGACGGCATCGGCCAGTGCCTCGAGGACCTGGAGGCCTCCCAGGCCCACCTGGAGACCTGCGCCGCCGACGTGGGAGCGCGCGAGAACCGCCTCGAATACGCCCAGAACACCGTGGACATCCTGCGCGACAACGCCGAAACGCGCCTCTCCGCCGTGGAGGACGCCGACCTCTCCACGCTCATGCTGGAGCTGGCGAAATACCAGTACGCCTACTCCTCGGTGCTGTCGTCCTCGTCCAAGATCATCGGCATGAGCCTGCTCGACTACATCTAA
- the flgK gene encoding flagellar hook-associated protein FlgK — translation MSDSLLSIGQSALSNFQVALNVHGGNIANASTEGYVRRVVNFTEDTVSTSRLGIGASIQGIVRALDSFLERRRLDQTSASSYAETLSNNLSQVQSLFNDSSDTGISTLLDTYWDTLSSLASNPSDSATRTEAISTAQSLAATLADMDESLAAMASSTEDAIGSQVKSVNSILGQLADYNKAIASSDEASGLLDQRDQLLRDLAGYVDIKVTTQDDGQVRVTTAEGQTLVDGTAAYSFRLQSPTSTAALTAGSAFDGKLYFEGASSNELTIEFVTGGDCSGGATAATFKVSLDGGKTWVTDESGATATFTAGDSDHKAVVDGVSLWFGTQADEDAAPATSIAAGDKWDVMPKTGVSWVTATGGEVNVTPLAGNDAANRLSGGSLAALFTLRDEYLGSYQDSLDAFTESLVWNTNRAHSQGAGLTNLSTVLGDYAVENASVPLDQSGLHWADYLESGNLSIALYDADTGENLSVTALDFSSVTPGTSSFDPSVHSLEDVRDALNATYPGQLTASIQDGRLQIAAADGVEFQFAEDSSGLLAGLGVNTFWSGTDAGSIAVSDAVSSDPSRLCTAHVNGAGEVNSGDNTTALALSALADATLDFRLAGGISSDTIQGFMTALAAKTGSDASAASNQATYAATLLEDLDTQWESTSGVNLDEELTRVMQYQQYYQAAAKLIETAGTMFETVLALK, via the coding sequence ATGTCGGATTCCCTGCTGAGCATCGGCCAGTCGGCCCTGTCCAACTTCCAGGTGGCCCTGAACGTCCACGGCGGCAACATCGCCAACGCCTCCACCGAGGGCTACGTGCGCCGCGTGGTGAACTTCACCGAGGACACGGTCTCCACCTCGCGCCTGGGCATCGGGGCCTCCATCCAGGGCATCGTGCGCGCCCTGGACTCCTTCCTGGAGCGCCGCCGCCTGGACCAGACCTCCGCAAGCTCCTACGCCGAAACCCTCTCGAACAACCTCTCCCAGGTGCAGTCGCTCTTCAACGATTCCTCCGACACCGGCATCTCCACGCTCCTGGACACCTACTGGGACACGCTCTCCAGCCTGGCCTCCAACCCTTCGGACTCCGCCACGCGCACCGAGGCCATCTCCACCGCCCAGTCCCTGGCCGCCACCCTGGCCGACATGGACGAAAGCCTCGCCGCCATGGCCTCCTCCACCGAGGACGCCATCGGCAGCCAGGTGAAGAGCGTCAACTCCATCCTGGGCCAACTGGCGGACTACAACAAGGCCATCGCCTCCAGCGACGAGGCCAGCGGCCTGCTGGACCAGCGCGACCAGCTCCTGCGCGATCTGGCGGGCTACGTGGACATCAAGGTGACCACCCAGGACGACGGCCAGGTGCGCGTGACCACCGCCGAGGGCCAGACCCTGGTGGACGGCACGGCCGCCTACTCCTTCCGGCTGCAAAGCCCCACGAGCACGGCGGCGCTCACTGCCGGGTCGGCCTTTGACGGCAAGCTCTACTTCGAGGGCGCCTCCTCCAACGAACTGACCATCGAATTCGTCACCGGCGGCGACTGCTCCGGCGGGGCCACGGCGGCCACGTTCAAGGTCTCCCTGGACGGCGGCAAGACCTGGGTCACGGACGAATCCGGGGCCACGGCCACCTTCACGGCAGGGGACTCGGACCACAAGGCCGTGGTGGACGGCGTGTCCCTCTGGTTCGGGACCCAGGCCGACGAGGACGCCGCCCCCGCCACCAGCATCGCCGCCGGGGACAAGTGGGACGTGATGCCCAAGACAGGCGTCTCCTGGGTGACGGCCACGGGCGGAGAGGTGAACGTGACGCCCCTGGCGGGCAACGACGCGGCCAACCGCCTGAGCGGCGGCTCCCTGGCGGCGCTCTTCACCCTGCGCGACGAGTACCTGGGCTCCTACCAGGACAGCCTGGACGCCTTCACGGAAAGCCTCGTCTGGAACACCAACCGCGCCCACAGCCAGGGTGCTGGGCTTACGAACCTCTCCACCGTCCTGGGCGACTACGCCGTGGAGAACGCCTCGGTCCCCCTGGACCAGAGCGGCCTGCACTGGGCGGACTACCTGGAGTCCGGCAACCTTTCCATCGCGCTCTACGACGCCGACACCGGCGAGAACCTCTCGGTCACGGCCCTGGACTTCAGTTCCGTCACCCCGGGCACGTCCTCCTTCGATCCCTCCGTGCACTCCCTGGAGGACGTGCGCGACGCCCTCAACGCCACCTATCCGGGCCAGCTCACCGCCTCCATCCAGGACGGACGGCTCCAGATCGCGGCGGCGGACGGCGTGGAGTTCCAGTTCGCGGAAGACTCCTCCGGGCTCCTGGCGGGGCTTGGCGTCAACACCTTCTGGTCCGGCACGGACGCGGGCTCCATCGCCGTGTCCGACGCCGTGTCCTCGGACCCGTCGCGGCTGTGCACGGCCCACGTCAACGGCGCGGGGGAGGTCAACTCCGGGGACAACACCACCGCCCTGGCCCTATCGGCCCTGGCCGACGCCACCCTGGACTTCCGGCTGGCGGGAGGAATCTCTTCTGACACCATCCAGGGCTTCATGACCGCCCTGGCCGCCAAAACGGGCTCCGACGCCTCGGCGGCCTCCAACCAGGCCACCTACGCCGCCACGCTCCTGGAGGATCTGGACACCCAGTGGGAATCCACATCCGGCGTGAACCTCGACGAGGAGCTCACCCGCGTCATGCAGTACCAGCAGTACTACCAGGCGGCGGCCAAGCTCATCGAGACCGCCGGAACCATGTTCGAGACCGTGCTCGCGCTCAAGTAG